One segment of Geminicoccaceae bacterium DNA contains the following:
- the pheS gene encoding phenylalanine--tRNA ligase subunit alpha: MLEDLPRLLEELEIRIAAAGDLRELEDTRVALIGKKGRVTELAKRLGQLDPAERPRAGQAINEFKRAIETSILQRRDQLAEAALEARLLAERVDVTLPSRSRPHGHIHPVSQVTDEIIAIFADMGFAVAEGPDVEDDFHNFTALNFPPEHPARAMHDTFFLRPDAQGEAPLLLRTHTSTVQIRHMMANKPPHRIIAPGRTYRCDSDATHTPMFHQVEGLVIDRRSHMGHLKGCLIDFLRTFFERDDVPVRFRPSFFPFTEPSAEVDIGCRRTRDELIIGEGDDWLEILGCGMVHPRVLEAVGLDPAEWQGFAFGMGIDRVAMLKYGIPDLRTFFDGDIGWLEHYGFAPLDLPTTYNGLSR, encoded by the coding sequence ATGCTCGAGGATCTGCCCAGGCTTCTGGAAGAACTTGAAATCCGGATCGCAGCCGCAGGCGATCTGCGTGAACTCGAGGATACCCGCGTTGCCCTGATCGGCAAGAAAGGCCGGGTCACCGAACTGGCCAAGCGGCTGGGTCAACTCGATCCAGCGGAGCGGCCCAGGGCAGGACAGGCGATCAACGAGTTCAAGCGTGCCATCGAAACCTCGATCCTGCAACGCCGCGACCAGCTGGCCGAGGCTGCGCTTGAGGCAAGGCTGCTGGCCGAGCGAGTGGACGTTACATTGCCATCACGCTCCCGCCCGCATGGTCATATCCACCCCGTAAGCCAGGTGACCGATGAGATCATCGCCATTTTCGCGGACATGGGCTTTGCGGTTGCCGAAGGGCCGGATGTCGAGGATGATTTTCACAATTTTACCGCGCTGAATTTTCCGCCGGAGCATCCCGCGCGAGCCATGCACGACACGTTCTTTCTTCGCCCCGACGCGCAGGGAGAGGCACCGCTGTTGTTGCGAACGCACACCAGTACCGTGCAAATTCGCCACATGATGGCCAACAAGCCGCCCCACCGCATCATTGCCCCGGGACGGACCTATCGTTGCGACAGCGACGCGACCCATACGCCGATGTTCCACCAGGTGGAAGGTCTGGTCATCGATCGTCGTTCCCACATGGGGCATCTCAAGGGCTGTCTGATCGACTTCCTGCGAACGTTCTTCGAGCGCGATGACGTGCCCGTGCGCTTCCGTCCGAGCTTCTTTCCATTTACCGAGCCCTCGGCGGAAGTCGATATCGGCTGCCGGCGAACCAGGGATGAGCTCATCATCGGCGAAGGTGACGACTGGCTGGAAATTCTCGGTTGTGGCATGGTTCATCCTCGCGTGCTCGAAGCGGTCGGGCTGGATCCGGCCGAGTGGCAGGGCTTCGCCTTCGGCATGGGGATCGACCGGGTTGCCATGCTGAAATACGGCATTCCCGATCTGCGCACCTTCTTCGACGGCGATATCGGCTGGCTGGAGCATTACGGCTTCGCCCCGCTCGATCTGCCCACCACTTACAACGGTCTGTCGCGATGA
- a CDS encoding chloride channel protein: protein MRPVNVVSSAARRLLDRMGDDQIRLSVLALAVGAAAGYGSIAFRLLIDVVTLTIYGVREEQMPIAAAGMAPLLLIAITTTGGLALGIASRFLFVDGRPQGVADVIEASALRNGRMTWRSIWAAATYSVCTIGIGGSVGREGPIVHLGAGLASQVGHWLHLSPSLGRTLLGCGVAAAVAAAFNAPIAGVFFALEVVVGHYGLGAFSPVVISSLIGTIVTRLHIGDNPAFDLGTQQVQSFWEVPAFILLGVFSAITAIVLMRGMGFVQSVHQRLGTPFWLQPACGGLLLGLIALYYPEVLGIGYVMTNHALFNETPLNLLIAFAIAKIVATSLCHGSRMGGGIFSPSLAIGALSGGAFGTVATALVPSLGSQPSVYAVIGMGAVAASTLGAPISTIIMIFELTTDYGVTFALMASVSVAALITRRFYGDSYFHWQLAQRDISVDGQHELGLLRARRVVAVMRDDHELVARTASLDILKARFRASHAPIFVVDDEHKLMGSISFEDLADAAFMDDPDRTITAERLVRRSDVVLTPDDDLATALRRCQSRHEQNIPVVRSRDDPEVVGEVRLTDLIRAYNQALLLARAQEHGRG from the coding sequence ATGAGGCCGGTCAACGTGGTCTCCAGCGCCGCGCGGCGCCTGCTCGATCGCATGGGCGACGACCAGATCCGCCTGTCCGTGCTCGCTCTCGCGGTCGGTGCCGCGGCCGGCTACGGATCGATCGCCTTTCGCCTGCTGATCGATGTCGTCACGCTGACGATCTACGGCGTGCGCGAGGAGCAGATGCCGATCGCGGCCGCCGGAATGGCTCCCCTGCTCCTGATCGCGATCACGACAACGGGCGGTCTCGCCCTCGGCATCGCCAGCCGTTTCCTGTTCGTCGACGGCCGGCCACAGGGTGTCGCGGATGTCATCGAAGCGAGTGCCCTGCGCAATGGACGGATGACCTGGCGCAGCATCTGGGCGGCCGCCACCTACAGCGTGTGCACGATCGGCATCGGCGGCTCGGTCGGCCGGGAGGGTCCGATCGTCCATCTGGGTGCCGGCCTCGCCTCGCAGGTCGGACATTGGCTTCATCTAAGCCCTTCGCTCGGCCGCACGCTGCTGGGATGCGGCGTCGCCGCCGCGGTGGCCGCCGCCTTCAACGCTCCGATTGCCGGCGTTTTCTTCGCGCTCGAGGTCGTGGTCGGCCATTACGGGCTGGGGGCATTCTCGCCGGTGGTGATATCGAGTCTGATCGGCACCATCGTGACCCGCCTGCACATCGGCGACAACCCGGCCTTCGATCTCGGAACCCAGCAGGTCCAGAGTTTCTGGGAAGTGCCGGCCTTCATTCTCCTGGGCGTGTTCAGCGCCATCACCGCAATCGTGCTGATGCGCGGCATGGGCTTCGTGCAGTCCGTCCACCAGCGGCTGGGCACACCCTTCTGGCTTCAGCCCGCCTGCGGCGGGTTGCTGCTGGGCCTCATCGCCCTCTACTATCCCGAAGTTCTGGGCATCGGCTACGTGATGACGAACCACGCGCTGTTCAACGAAACGCCGCTCAACCTGCTCATCGCCTTTGCCATCGCCAAGATCGTCGCCACCTCGCTCTGTCACGGCAGTCGCATGGGAGGCGGCATATTCTCGCCGAGCCTGGCCATCGGCGCACTGTCCGGCGGAGCCTTCGGCACGGTCGCAACGGCACTCGTTCCCTCTCTCGGCTCGCAACCTTCGGTCTACGCCGTCATCGGCATGGGGGCGGTCGCCGCCAGTACGCTCGGCGCGCCGATCTCCACCATCATCATGATCTTCGAGCTGACCACCGACTATGGCGTCACCTTCGCCCTGATGGCTTCGGTGTCGGTGGCCGCTCTCATCACCCGCCGGTTCTACGGAGACAGTTATTTCCACTGGCAACTCGCGCAACGCGATATCTCGGTCGATGGCCAGCACGAACTCGGACTCCTACGCGCCCGCCGGGTCGTGGCGGTAATGCGCGACGATCATGAACTGGTCGCCCGGACGGCCAGCCTGGATATCCTCAAGGCGCGCTTCCGGGCCAGCCATGCGCCAATCTTCGTGGTCGACGACGAGCACAAGCTGATGGGTTCCATCAGCTTCGAGGACCTCGCCGATGCCGCCTTCATGGACGATCCCGACCGGACGATCACCGCCGAGCGGCTCGTCCGCCGCAGCGATGTGGTGCTGACGCCCGACGACGATCTCGCGACTGCCCTGCGCCGTTGCCAGAGCCGGCACGAGCAGAACATTCCCGTCGTCCGGTCGCGCGATGATCCCGAAGTGGTCGGCGAGGTCCGTCTGACCGATCTCATCCGGGCCTACAACCAGGCGCTGCTGCTCGCCCGCGCCCAGGAACACGGGCGCGGGTGA
- a CDS encoding phenylalanine--tRNA ligase subunit beta, producing the protein MKFTLPWLKEHLETEASLETITEKLTSLGLEVEDVVDRTSALAPFTVAHVKEAVQHPNADRLRLCTVETRDGIKQIVCGAPNARTGLTGIYAPTGSVIPATGDVLKPSNIRGVESQGMLCSARELGIGDEHDGIIELVEPFAVGTPAVEALGIEGPAIDVALTPDRADCFGIRGIARDLAASGMGKLKPLPIDKVPSSGAPGPSIRFDFPQGAENACPLFAGRLIRGVKNGPSPAWMRERLMAVGMRPISALVDITNYVTIALNRPLHVFDADKLEGDLTLRFAREGETLSALDEKTYELDADMTVIADKNGPQALGGIMGGEESGCSEETANVLLEVALFDPVRTAMTGRKLGIDSDARTRFERGLDPAFVPDAVEFATRLILDLCGGEPAEPTIIGEIPPSMPAITFHADQLERLAGITMSSEQIESRLTALGFDLEGGPQVWKVQPPSWRHDVYTQACIVEELARMLGFDHIPPEPVRRTEAVGVGVLTMAQRRRSDMRRGVANQGLNETVSWSFISEDHARMFGSDLPIRLQNPIASELSVLRPSLLPALLSAAARNAARKRSSGALFELGPRFTGNRPGDQLWSVAGLRYGDATGREWSQSRRPSDVFDAKADATEALAAAGVRVDALQCRAEAPSWYHPGRSGVLALGPNVLATFGELHPRVAAAFDLDAPVAAFEIDIDTLPRAKAKPGKARPALERWPYPAVERDFAFLVDRGVTAAELLRAIRAADKQLIRDAHLFDVYEGDRIDADKKSLAVAVRLQSKDRTLSDAEVEPISTKIVQAAEKQCGASLR; encoded by the coding sequence ATGAAGTTCACCCTGCCCTGGCTCAAGGAGCATCTCGAGACCGAGGCTTCGCTTGAGACAATCACGGAAAAGCTTACCAGTCTCGGTCTTGAGGTCGAGGATGTCGTTGACCGCACGAGCGCGCTGGCGCCATTCACGGTCGCTCATGTCAAGGAAGCGGTTCAGCATCCCAACGCCGACCGGCTACGCCTTTGTACGGTGGAAACCAGGGATGGCATCAAGCAGATCGTCTGTGGCGCTCCCAATGCGCGAACCGGGCTCACCGGCATCTATGCTCCCACCGGCTCTGTCATCCCTGCAACCGGCGATGTTCTCAAGCCGTCGAATATCCGTGGCGTCGAAAGCCAGGGCATGCTTTGTTCCGCGCGCGAGCTGGGAATTGGCGACGAGCACGATGGTATCATCGAGCTCGTCGAACCGTTTGCGGTCGGTACGCCGGCCGTCGAAGCCCTCGGCATCGAAGGCCCTGCGATCGATGTGGCGCTTACCCCGGACCGCGCCGATTGCTTTGGTATCCGCGGTATCGCCCGCGACCTGGCGGCAAGCGGCATGGGGAAGCTGAAACCACTCCCGATCGACAAGGTCCCCTCATCGGGAGCGCCCGGCCCCTCGATCCGCTTCGATTTCCCGCAAGGGGCGGAGAACGCCTGTCCGTTGTTCGCCGGAAGGCTGATCCGCGGCGTGAAAAACGGTCCCAGTCCGGCATGGATGCGGGAACGGCTGATGGCCGTCGGCATGCGTCCCATTTCAGCCCTGGTCGACATCACCAACTACGTCACCATTGCGTTGAACCGCCCGTTGCACGTTTTCGATGCGGACAAGCTCGAAGGCGACCTCACCCTGCGGTTCGCCCGCGAAGGGGAAACCCTGTCGGCGCTCGACGAGAAGACCTACGAACTCGACGCGGACATGACCGTCATCGCCGACAAGAACGGTCCGCAGGCGCTCGGTGGCATCATGGGTGGCGAGGAGAGCGGCTGTTCCGAAGAGACGGCCAACGTCTTGCTCGAAGTGGCCCTTTTCGATCCCGTGCGAACGGCCATGACCGGGCGCAAACTCGGCATCGACAGCGATGCGCGGACCCGCTTCGAGCGCGGTCTCGATCCGGCCTTCGTTCCGGATGCCGTCGAATTCGCTACCCGTTTGATCCTCGACCTCTGCGGTGGAGAACCGGCGGAACCGACCATCATCGGCGAGATACCGCCATCCATGCCGGCGATCACCTTCCATGCCGACCAGCTGGAACGCCTTGCCGGCATCACCATGTCGAGCGAGCAGATCGAATCCCGGTTGACGGCATTGGGGTTCGATCTCGAAGGCGGTCCCCAGGTGTGGAAGGTGCAGCCACCGAGCTGGCGCCATGACGTCTACACCCAGGCCTGCATCGTCGAAGAGCTCGCACGCATGCTGGGCTTCGATCACATTCCACCCGAACCGGTGCGACGGACCGAGGCCGTGGGTGTCGGCGTGCTCACCATGGCCCAGCGTCGCCGCAGCGACATGCGCCGCGGGGTGGCCAATCAGGGACTGAACGAAACCGTGAGTTGGTCGTTCATCTCGGAAGACCATGCTCGGATGTTCGGCTCTGACCTGCCCATTCGGCTACAGAATCCCATTGCCAGCGAACTTTCCGTATTGCGCCCGTCGCTGCTGCCGGCGCTGCTGTCAGCCGCCGCACGCAATGCGGCACGCAAGCGTTCGAGCGGTGCGCTGTTCGAGCTGGGCCCGCGCTTTACCGGTAATCGCCCCGGCGATCAGCTCTGGTCCGTTGCCGGTCTCCGTTATGGCGATGCGACAGGCCGGGAATGGTCGCAATCGCGCCGTCCGTCCGATGTGTTCGATGCCAAGGCGGACGCCACCGAGGCCCTTGCGGCTGCCGGCGTGCGCGTCGATGCACTCCAATGCCGTGCCGAAGCACCATCCTGGTATCACCCGGGCCGTTCAGGTGTGCTGGCGCTGGGCCCCAATGTTCTCGCGACATTCGGAGAACTTCACCCTCGCGTGGCCGCCGCCTTCGATCTCGACGCACCCGTGGCAGCATTCGAGATCGACATCGACACCTTGCCCAGGGCAAAGGCGAAACCGGGCAAGGCACGTCCGGCGCTGGAGCGGTGGCCATATCCGGCCGTGGAACGCGATTTTGCATTCCTTGTCGATCGCGGGGTGACGGCTGCCGAACTCCTGCGGGCGATTCGGGCCGCCGACAAGCAGCTTATCCGCGATGCCCACCTGTTCGACGTCTATGAGGGCGACCGCATCGACGCCGACAAGAAGTCGCTGGCCGTGGCGGTCCGGTTGCAGTCGAAGGACCGCACACTGAGCGATGCGGAAGTGGAACCGATTTCCACAAAGATCGTCCAGGCGGCCGAAAAGCAATGCGGAGCCAGCCTGCGCTGA
- the rplT gene encoding 50S ribosomal protein L20 — translation MARVKRGVTSHAKHKKVIALAKGYTGRRKNCIKTARQAVEKAGQYAYRDRRNRKRDFRGLWIQRINAAARISGMTYSQFMHGLKVAGIELDRKVLADIAIHDAAGFAGFVQKAEAALQA, via the coding sequence ATGGCAAGAGTGAAGCGCGGCGTGACTTCTCACGCCAAGCACAAGAAAGTTATTGCACTGGCAAAGGGTTATACCGGCCGCCGCAAGAACTGCATCAAGACGGCACGTCAGGCGGTGGAGAAGGCCGGGCAGTACGCTTATCGCGACCGCCGCAACCGCAAGCGTGATTTTCGCGGCCTGTGGATCCAGCGAATCAATGCCGCGGCACGGATCAGCGGCATGACTTACAGCCAGTTCATGCATGGCTTGAAGGTCGCCGGGATCGAGCTTGATCGAAAGGTCCTTGCCGATATCGCCATCCATGATGCAGCGGGTTTTGCGGGCTTCGTCCAGAAAGCCGAGGCCGCTCTCCAGGCTTGA
- the lepA gene encoding elongation factor 4: MTDLSHIRNFAIVAHIDHGKSTLADRLIEMCGGLEAREMKSQILDSMDIERERGITIKAQTVRLLYLAKDGQRYTFNLIDTPGHVDFSYEVSRSMRACEGALLLVDASQGVEAQTLANAYQAIDADLEIAPVLNKVDLPAAEPERIRQQIEDIIGLDASDALEISAKTGLGVEAVLEAIVHKLPAPTGDADAPLQALIVDSWYDAYLGVVTLIRVRHGRIRKGSKLMMMGTRAHHQVDRVGVFTPKPLLVDELGPGEVGFITASVKDIADTRVGDTITEEKRPADSPLPGFRPSQPVVFCGMFPADASDYDTLRDALGKLRLNDASFEYEPESSSALGLGFRCGFLGLLHLEIIQERLDREFDLDLVLTAPSVVYKMHLQKGTTVDLHNPADYPDPTQIKSLEEPWIKATILVPDEYLGKVLDLCTEKRGVQIELTYVGQRAMLVYRLPLNEVVYDFYDRLKSATRGYASFDYQLDGYGESDLVKLSVLVNNDPVDSLALIVHRSMAEKRGRALCEKLKELIPRQMFKIAIQAAIGGKVIARETISAFRKDVTAKCYGGDITRKRKLLEKQKAGKKRMRNIGNVEIPQEAFLAALKMDN, from the coding sequence ATGACCGACCTCTCCCATATCCGCAACTTTGCCATCGTCGCCCATATCGACCATGGCAAATCGACGCTTGCCGACCGCCTTATCGAAATGTGCGGCGGTCTGGAAGCGCGCGAGATGAAGTCGCAGATTCTCGATTCGATGGATATCGAGCGCGAGCGCGGCATCACTATCAAGGCCCAGACGGTCCGGCTGCTCTATTTGGCAAAGGATGGACAGCGCTATACCTTCAACCTTATCGACACTCCCGGCCATGTCGATTTCTCCTATGAAGTCAGCCGCTCGATGCGTGCCTGCGAAGGCGCCCTGTTGCTGGTGGACGCAAGTCAGGGTGTCGAGGCACAGACCTTGGCGAATGCCTATCAGGCCATCGATGCCGACCTCGAAATCGCCCCCGTTCTCAACAAGGTCGATCTCCCGGCAGCCGAACCGGAGCGCATCCGCCAGCAGATCGAGGACATCATCGGTCTCGACGCCTCGGATGCGCTTGAAATCTCGGCCAAGACCGGTCTCGGCGTCGAGGCGGTGCTCGAAGCCATCGTCCACAAGCTGCCGGCACCGACAGGCGATGCGGATGCCCCGTTGCAGGCCCTCATCGTCGACAGCTGGTACGATGCCTATCTGGGTGTGGTGACCCTCATCCGTGTACGGCACGGACGGATCCGCAAGGGTTCGAAGCTGATGATGATGGGAACCCGTGCGCATCATCAAGTGGACCGAGTCGGCGTGTTCACTCCCAAGCCCCTCCTTGTCGACGAGCTCGGCCCGGGCGAAGTGGGTTTCATAACCGCCTCGGTCAAGGACATCGCCGATACCCGCGTGGGCGATACCATCACCGAGGAGAAGCGCCCCGCCGATAGTCCGTTGCCGGGTTTCAGACCATCGCAGCCGGTGGTGTTCTGCGGCATGTTCCCCGCCGATGCTTCCGACTACGACACCCTGCGCGACGCGCTCGGCAAGCTGCGTCTCAACGATGCAAGTTTCGAATACGAGCCCGAGAGCTCGTCGGCCCTCGGTCTCGGATTCCGCTGCGGTTTCCTTGGCTTGCTGCATCTGGAAATCATCCAGGAACGGCTCGACCGGGAGTTCGATCTCGACCTCGTACTCACGGCCCCCTCCGTGGTCTACAAGATGCACTTGCAAAAGGGGACAACGGTCGACCTCCACAACCCGGCCGACTATCCCGATCCCACGCAGATCAAATCGCTGGAGGAACCGTGGATCAAGGCCACGATCCTCGTGCCCGACGAATATCTGGGGAAGGTGCTCGACCTCTGCACGGAAAAGCGTGGCGTACAGATCGAACTCACCTATGTCGGCCAGCGAGCCATGCTGGTCTACCGTTTGCCGCTGAACGAGGTTGTCTACGATTTCTACGACCGGCTCAAATCGGCCACCCGTGGCTATGCCAGCTTCGACTACCAGCTGGACGGCTATGGCGAGAGCGATCTCGTCAAGTTGTCCGTCCTTGTCAATAACGATCCCGTGGACAGCCTTGCCCTGATCGTCCACCGTTCCATGGCCGAAAAGCGGGGCCGCGCGTTGTGCGAGAAGTTGAAGGAACTCATTCCACGCCAGATGTTCAAGATCGCCATTCAGGCGGCGATCGGCGGCAAGGTGATCGCCCGAGAGACCATTTCGGCATTCCGCAAGGACGTGACGGCCAAGTGTTACGGAGGCGATATTACCCGCAAGCGCAAACTTCTCGAAAAGCAGAAAGCCGGCAAGAAGCGGATGCGCAATATCGGCAATGTCGAAATTCCCCAGGAAGCGTTCCTCGCTGCATTGAAAATGGACAATTGA
- a CDS encoding UvrD-helicase domain-containing protein, with translation MIPQSSGDAAYLMTLNAEQRQAVTADDGPLLVLAGAGTGKTRVLTTRLGHLLMTGRVRPHEVLAVTFTNKAAREMVERVSHMLGRSVEGLWLGTFHAIGVRMLRRHAELLGLKPSFSILDTDDQLRLVKQVLQAASLDEKRWPARVLLGIIQRWKDRGYRPGEVPVSEVGDFAQGRSVQLYETYQQRLLTLNACDFGDLLLHGLTLLKNNPDVLADYQKRFRAILVDEYQDTNIAQYLWLRLLAQKHRNITCVGDDDQSIYSWRGAEVGNILRFEQDFPGADIIRLERNYRSTGHILGAASGLIAKNRARHGKTLWTEDDEGEPVRIAGLWDDEEEARYIGEEVEAWQRKGGRLADTAVLVRAGFQTRKFEDRFNQMGLPYRVVGGPRFYERLEIRDAIAYMRLIAQSDDDLAFERIINTPRRGIGEAAMRTLHATARAADIPLFEAARSLAATDDLATRTRNALQSFLTAVDRWRADLDRLEPRELVEAVLDESGYTAMWQADKTPEAPGRLDNLKELVKAIEEFDTLRAFLEHVSLVMDTVGDPDADMVTIMTLHGAKGLEFANVFLAGWEEGLFPNQRSLDEGGSTALEEERRLAYVGITRARQRCTISFAANRQVYNQWSTSTPSRFVEELPAEHVEHLHRNPAMRPDREALFDDAMFEPQVARYRSRKAALAKVIDGRAETLSVRPAVKAGRFKVGDRIFHDKFGYGQVEAIEGNKLEIAFEKAGSKKVIDSFVQAA, from the coding sequence ATGATACCCCAGTCCAGCGGCGACGCCGCCTATCTCATGACCCTGAATGCCGAACAGCGGCAGGCCGTCACCGCCGATGACGGGCCGCTTCTCGTGCTCGCAGGAGCGGGTACCGGCAAGACACGCGTGCTGACGACAAGGCTCGGGCACCTCCTGATGACCGGCCGCGTGCGCCCGCACGAGGTGCTGGCGGTGACATTCACGAACAAGGCCGCACGGGAGATGGTCGAGCGGGTCAGCCACATGCTGGGCCGTTCGGTGGAGGGGCTGTGGCTCGGGACCTTCCATGCGATCGGCGTGCGCATGCTGCGGCGCCATGCCGAACTGCTGGGCCTTAAACCGTCGTTCAGCATCCTCGATACCGATGACCAGCTGCGCCTGGTCAAGCAGGTGTTGCAGGCAGCCAGTCTGGACGAGAAACGCTGGCCTGCCCGGGTGCTTCTCGGCATCATCCAGCGTTGGAAGGATCGCGGCTACCGGCCCGGGGAAGTCCCGGTCTCCGAGGTCGGCGACTTTGCACAAGGCCGCTCGGTACAACTCTACGAGACCTACCAGCAGCGCCTTCTCACACTGAACGCCTGTGATTTCGGCGACCTGCTGCTGCATGGCCTGACCTTGCTCAAGAACAATCCCGACGTGCTCGCGGACTACCAGAAGCGCTTCAGGGCCATTCTCGTCGACGAATATCAGGACACCAACATCGCCCAGTATCTCTGGCTACGGCTACTGGCGCAAAAGCACAGGAACATCACCTGTGTGGGCGATGACGACCAGTCGATCTACAGCTGGCGCGGTGCGGAAGTGGGTAACATCCTGCGTTTCGAGCAGGATTTCCCTGGTGCCGATATCATCCGCCTCGAGCGCAATTACCGCTCGACCGGTCATATCCTCGGCGCGGCCTCCGGCCTGATCGCGAAGAACCGCGCGAGACATGGCAAGACCCTTTGGACGGAGGACGACGAGGGCGAGCCCGTGCGCATCGCAGGGCTGTGGGACGATGAGGAGGAGGCACGCTATATCGGCGAGGAGGTCGAGGCGTGGCAGCGCAAGGGCGGACGGCTGGCCGATACGGCGGTGCTGGTGCGGGCCGGATTCCAGACCCGCAAGTTCGAGGATCGCTTCAACCAGATGGGCCTGCCCTATCGTGTCGTCGGTGGTCCGCGATTCTACGAACGGCTCGAAATCCGTGACGCCATCGCCTACATGCGGCTGATAGCCCAGAGTGACGACGATCTCGCCTTCGAGCGCATCATCAACACACCGCGCCGGGGTATCGGCGAGGCCGCCATGCGCACGCTGCATGCGACGGCACGAGCCGCGGACATCCCGCTGTTCGAGGCGGCACGCAGTCTTGCCGCCACCGATGACCTGGCGACCCGCACCCGGAACGCGCTGCAATCGTTCCTGACTGCGGTCGACCGCTGGCGGGCCGATCTTGATAGGCTGGAACCGCGCGAACTGGTGGAAGCGGTCCTGGACGAGTCGGGCTATACCGCCATGTGGCAGGCCGACAAGACCCCCGAAGCGCCGGGCCGGCTGGACAACCTGAAGGAACTGGTGAAGGCCATCGAGGAGTTCGATACCCTGCGCGCCTTCCTCGAACATGTGAGCCTGGTGATGGACACGGTGGGCGATCCCGACGCCGACATGGTCACGATCATGACGCTGCACGGCGCGAAGGGGCTGGAATTTGCCAATGTGTTCCTTGCGGGCTGGGAGGAGGGGCTGTTCCCCAACCAGCGTTCACTGGATGAAGGCGGCAGTACCGCGCTCGAGGAGGAACGTCGGCTCGCCTATGTCGGCATCACGCGGGCCCGCCAGCGTTGCACCATCAGCTTTGCCGCCAATCGCCAGGTCTACAATCAGTGGTCGACCAGCACGCCATCCCGGTTCGTCGAGGAGTTACCGGCCGAGCATGTCGAGCATCTCCATCGCAATCCGGCCATGCGACCGGACCGTGAGGCGCTTTTCGACGACGCCATGTTCGAGCCGCAGGTTGCCCGATATCGCAGCCGCAAGGCCGCACTGGCGAAAGTCATCGACGGGCGGGCGGAAACCCTTTCCGTACGCCCTGCCGTGAAAGCCGGGCGTTTCAAGGTCGGTGACCGCATCTTTCACGACAAGTTCGGTTATGGGCAGGTCGAGGCCATCGAGGGCAACAAGCTCGAAATCGCCTTCGAGAAGGCGGGTTCGAAAAAGGTGATAGACAGCTTCGTGCAGGCAGCATGA
- the rpmI gene encoding 50S ribosomal protein L35, with protein MTKLKTRRSAAKRFSFTGTGKIKRRRAGHRHNMTAQPKKAKTLARKSAIVRPGDSVLVRVMMPYGG; from the coding sequence ATGACGAAGTTGAAGACCCGGCGGAGCGCCGCCAAGCGGTTCTCTTTCACCGGTACCGGCAAGATCAAGCGTCGTCGTGCCGGTCACAGGCATAACATGACCGCGCAGCCGAAGAAGGCCAAGACTTTGGCACGCAAGTCCGCAATCGTGCGTCCCGGCGATTCCGTGCTCGTGCGGGTAATGATGCCTTACGGCGGCTGA
- a CDS encoding 50S ribosomal protein L11 methyltransferase, which yields MTTNRKNGRTPQGLWRATFKLGDAPALDMLDSLEELALSASIMETEADENEQTIAWNVDLLFEDKPDANTLSAAIGDILQPHDLDVPELKFSFLAHEDWLAKASMPRSTLELGRFVIHGHGRGADVPRNKTGILLEPGMAFGSGEHGSTSGCLLAFEDLLTRHRPEHVLDMGCGSAILAIAAARSLPARRGEAIVASDNDPIAVRVAAENACQNAVGHRIRTVLADGYDSALIHRSAPYDLVFANILADPLCAMAPGLRRHLARGGHAILAGLLDRQADTVIEAHVRTGLQLVGRLDLSPWTTLILRRPGPVTSRQT from the coding sequence ATGACGACCAACCGCAAGAACGGCAGGACTCCGCAGGGCCTGTGGCGGGCGACTTTCAAGCTCGGCGACGCTCCGGCACTCGACATGCTCGATTCACTGGAGGAACTGGCATTGTCGGCCTCCATCATGGAGACTGAAGCCGATGAGAACGAGCAGACCATCGCATGGAATGTCGACCTCCTGTTCGAGGACAAGCCGGACGCAAACACGCTTTCTGCTGCAATTGGCGATATCCTCCAGCCGCACGATCTCGACGTTCCGGAACTGAAATTCAGCTTTCTCGCCCATGAGGACTGGCTGGCCAAGGCCAGCATGCCGCGCTCGACGCTCGAACTCGGGCGCTTCGTCATCCACGGCCATGGACGTGGGGCAGATGTTCCGCGGAACAAGACCGGCATCCTGCTCGAACCCGGCATGGCGTTCGGCTCGGGCGAGCATGGCAGTACGTCCGGCTGCCTGCTGGCGTTTGAAGACCTGCTCACCCGACACAGACCGGAGCACGTTCTCGACATGGGATGCGGCTCGGCGATCCTCGCCATCGCTGCCGCCCGCTCGCTCCCGGCGCGGCGCGGCGAAGCGATCGTCGCCAGCGACAACGATCCGATCGCCGTACGAGTGGCTGCCGAGAATGCTTGCCAGAATGCCGTCGGACACCGCATCCGAACCGTGCTCGCCGATGGGTACGATAGTGCCCTGATCCATCGCTCGGCCCCCTATGACCTGGTCTTCGCCAATATTCTCGCGGACCCGCTATGCGCCATGGCACCCGGCCTGCGACGGCATCTGGCCCGTGGCGGACACGCCATTCTTGCGGGCCTGCTCGACCGGCAGGCCGATACCGTGATCGAGGCCCATGTGCGGACGGGGCTTCAACTGGTGGGCAGACTTGATCTGTCCCCATGGACGACGCTGATCCTGCGTCGCCCCGGTCCCGTCACCAGTCGTCAGACCTGA